In the Gossypium arboreum isolate Shixiya-1 chromosome 10, ASM2569848v2, whole genome shotgun sequence genome, one interval contains:
- the LOC108488500 gene encoding exonuclease 1: protein MGIQGLLPLLKSIMVPIHIKELEGCSVAIDTYSWLHKGALSCSTQLCKGLPTSRHIEYCMHRVNLLRHHGVKPVLVFDGGLLPMKIEQENKRARARKENLARAVEHESCGNSAAAYECYQKAVDISPSIAHELIMVLKRENVCYVVAPYEADAQMTFLAISKQVDAVITEDSDLIPFGCPRVIFKMDKFGQGVEFKSSMLQQNQELSFAGFTKQMLLEMCILSGCDYLQSLPGMGLRRAHALMKKFKSHDKVIKHLRYSTVSVPPLYEESFKKAILTFQCQRVYDPITEDIVHLSDISDNIGDDLDFLGPLIPQQIAQGIARGDLDPFTQIPFQAVSDSSQLALDRNLRLKSFKPESERKRLDLPVQKNLLTNYFCFASVEAKRNFKAPRVSPKHSSPVANSSTSPESDKDITVEDGSCQIDTLLSASPDFKNTNSIEENGFITKLPEYSESSNPDIEAKVDTTRSPDHVLPLESDWPTIRPPTASDKEHDNNTVPDAAKSKTIADSRKGIVTSRYFQKKQVDINDQEDKQGKNCCRGGITNQFPETGNLDGYGNTYSKGMASKRKNSFEYVETENVNPKQIYTDASCDGNADCGPNLETFGETKTGEAKFGSNISHLGRYSDVAEKSMERFVSVISSFRFSSPGSRASGLRAPLKDAWNTCNNRSSAAVDFNQFAYVPKNKKAKLASRRF, encoded by the exons ATGGGAATACAAGGGCTTTTGCCTCTATTGAAATCGATTATGGTACCAATCCATATCAAGGAGCTTGAAGGCTGTAGCGTAGCTATTGACACCTATTCTTGGCTCCACAAAGGAGCCTTGTCTTGCAGCACTCAGCTCTGTAAAGGATTACCCACCTCCAG GCACATTGAGTACTGTATGCATAGGGTAAATTTGCTGCGACATCATGGTGTTAAACCAGTTCTCGTCTTTGATGGAGGTCTTCTTCCAATGAAGATTGAGCAAGAGAACAAGCGTGCAAG GGCAAGGAAGGAAAATCTTGCACGAGCAGTTGAACATGAGTCATGTGGGAATTCTGCTGCTGCTTATGAGTGCTACCAAAAAGCTGTTGACATTTCACCTTCAATTGCACATGAACTAATCATG GTCTTGAAGCGGGAGAATGTTTGTTATGTtgtggcaccttatgaggcagaTGCACAAATGACTTTCTTGGCCATTAGCaaacaggttgatgcagttaTCACCGAGGATTCTGATCTTATACCCTTTGGCTGTCCTAGA GTTATCTTTAAAATGGATAAGTTTGGGCAAGGTGTTGAGTTCAAGTCTTCCATGCTACAGCAAAACCAGGAGCTAAGCTTTGCTGGATTCACTAAACAGATGCTGCTTGAAATGTGTATCCTAAGTGGTTGTGACTATTTGCAGTCACTGCCAGGAATGGGGCTCAGAAGGGCCCATGCACTTATGAAAAAATTCAAAAGTCATGACAAG GTGATTAAGCACCTGAGGTACAGCACTGTTTCAGTTCCTCCGTTGTATGAAGAATCATTCAAGAAAGCAATATTAACATTTCAGTGCCAACGAGTCTATGATCCGATCACAGAAGATATTGTGCATTTATCTGACATATCTGACAACATTGGTGATGATTTGGACTTTTTAGGCCC GCTGATACCCCAACAAATAGCTCAAGGCATAGCAAGAGGTGATCTTGATCCATTTACTCAAATACCATTTCAG GCTGTAAGTGATAGTTCTCAGCTGGCACTTGATAGAAATTTACGGCTGAAAAGTTTTAAACCCGAGAGTGAAAGAAAAAGGCTAGATTTGCCTGTGCAAAAGAACCTCCTGACCAACTATTTCT GCTTTGCATCTGTTGAAGCAAAAAGAAACTTCAAGGCCCCTCGAGTATCACCTAAGCATTCAAGTCCGGTTGCTAATTCTTCTACCAGTCCTGAGTCTGACAAAGACATTACTGTGGAAGATGGTTCTTGCCAAATTGATACCCTGTTGTCAGCCTCTCCTGACTTCAAGAATACTAACAGCATT GAAGAAAATGGTTTCATTACCAAGCTCCCTGAGTATTCAGAATCTTCAAATCCTG ATATAGAAGCCAAGGTGGATACAACCAGAAGCCCTGACCATGTGTTGCCACTAGAATCTGACTGGCCAACGATCAGACCTCCTACAGCTTCAGACAAAGAGCATGATAATAATACGGTCCCAGATGCAGCTAAAAGCAAAACAATAGCAGATAGCAGAAAGGGCATTGTAACAAGTCGTTACTTTCAGAAGAAGCAAGTCGACATAAATGATCAGGAAGATAAACAAGGAAAAAATTGTTGCAGGGGTGGTATTACCAATCAGTTTCCTGAGACTGGCAATCTTGATGGTTATGGGAATACCTATTCTAAGGGAATGGCTTCAAAAAGGAAGAACTCCTTTGAATATGTTGAAACA GAAAATGTGAATCCCAAGCAAATCTACACTGATGCATCCTGTGATGGTAACG CTGATTGTGGTCCTAATCTTGAAACATTTGGGGAGACAAAAACTGGAGAGGCAAAATTTGGATCCAACATTTCACATTTAGGCCGTTATTCTGACGTAGCAGAGAAATCCATGGAAAGATTTGTTTCAGTAATATCATCATTTAGATTTTCATCACCCGGTTCTCGTGCTAGTGGTCTTCGAGCGCCTTTGAAAGATGCTTGGAACACATGTAACAACAG GTCATCTGCTGCTGTGGATTTTAACCAGTTTGCTTATGTTCCAAAAAACAAGAAGGCCAAATTAGCATCGCGTAGATTTTGA
- the LOC108488890 gene encoding bidirectional sugar transporter SWEET2a-like isoform X2, protein MSLTIISSVYEVCSDAAGIAGNIFAFGLFLSPIPTFRRIIRNGSTEQFSGMPYIYALLNCLICLWYGFPIISPGIILVATVNSIGAVFQLIYIIIFIAYATKPMKLKMLGFLVSVFAVFASIVFVSLQFLDSSSRQLFIGYLSVASLISMFASPLLIINLVIKMKSVEYMPFSLSLATFLMSLAFFVYGLLKHDPFIYVRLPMGLEQYWEQSNWPCMPISKELHKRN, encoded by the exons ATGTCGTTAACAATAATATCTTCAGTTTATGAAGTTTGCAGTGATGCAGCTGGTATTGCAG GTAACATCTTTGCTTTTGGGCTGTTCTTGTCACCTAT ACCAACATTTAGGAGAATAATCAGAAATGGATCAACAGAACAATTTTCAGGGATGCCATACATATATGCTCTTTTGAACTGTTTGATTTGCCTCTGGTATGGGTTCCCCATTATATCTCCTGGTATTATCTTGGTGGCAACTGTCAATTCCATTGGAGCTGTTTTTCAGTTGATTTACATCATCATTTTCATTGCATATGCTACAAAGCCAATGAAG CTGAAGATGTTGGGGTTCTTGGTATCGGTTTTCGCGGTGTTTGCTTCGATAGTTTTCGTGAGCCTCCAGTTCTTGGACTCATCGTCACGGCAACTTTTCATCGGATATTTAAGCGTCGCGTCTTTGATTTCTATGTTTGCTTCTCCCCTGCTCATAATC AATTTGGTGATCAAAATGAAAAGCGTCGAGTACATGCCGTTTTCACTCTCCCTGGCAACATTCTTGATGAGTTTAGCTTTCTTTGTATATGGATTGCTTAAGCACGATCCATTCATCTATGTAAG GCTCCCAATGGGATTGGAACAGTACTGGGAACAGTCCAATTGGCCTTGTATGCCTATTTCAAAAGAGCTTCACAAGAGGAATTGA
- the LOC108488737 gene encoding uncharacterized protein LOC108488737, with translation MAEEEFQESEVIFSDNISNIHGSHNEDAAVIDGGCFNYRGGFSNKSDENTIKRKKNKKKKKVAAASSLPVNIPCGVFHYGGRGGAYDFEEEDEDDMEEGEMVPPHVILGRRIAGKMAFSVCTGNGRTLKGRDLSQVRNSILRMTGFLEA, from the coding sequence ATGGCTGAAGAAGAATTCCAAGAGTCCGAGGTTATATTCTCCGACAACATCAGCAACATTCACGGCTCTCATAACGAGGATGCCGCTGTTATTGATGGCGGCTGCTTCAATTACCGAGGAGGATTTTCGAACAAGTCCGACGAGAACACCATCAAGAGGAAGaagaataagaagaagaagaaggtggCGGCTGCTAGTTCGCTTCCCGTCAACATTCCGTGCGGTGTTTTCCATTACGGCGGCCGCGGCGGAGCTTATGATTTcgaggaagaagatgaagatgATATGGAAGAAGGGGAAATGGTACCACCGCATGTGATATTAGGAAGGAGAATTGCCGGGAAAATGGCGTTTTCCGTTTGTACTGGAAATGGAAGGACGCTTAAAGGAAGGGATTTGAGTCAAGTTCGAAATTCGATTCTTAGAATGACTGGATTTTTGGAAGCATAA
- the LOC108488890 gene encoding bidirectional sugar transporter SWEET2a-like isoform X1, translating into MSLTIISSVYEVCSDAAGIAGNIFAFGLFLSPIPTFRRIIRNGSTEQFSGMPYIYALLNCLICLWYGFPIISPGIILVATVNSIGAVFQLIYIIIFIAYATKPMKLKMLGFLVSVFAVFASIVFVSLQFLDSSSRQLFIGYLSVASLISMFASPLLIINLVIKMKSVEYMPFSLSLATFLMSLAFFVYGLLKHDPFIYAPNGIGTVLGTVQLALYAYFKRASQEELRHPLIVP; encoded by the exons ATGTCGTTAACAATAATATCTTCAGTTTATGAAGTTTGCAGTGATGCAGCTGGTATTGCAG GTAACATCTTTGCTTTTGGGCTGTTCTTGTCACCTAT ACCAACATTTAGGAGAATAATCAGAAATGGATCAACAGAACAATTTTCAGGGATGCCATACATATATGCTCTTTTGAACTGTTTGATTTGCCTCTGGTATGGGTTCCCCATTATATCTCCTGGTATTATCTTGGTGGCAACTGTCAATTCCATTGGAGCTGTTTTTCAGTTGATTTACATCATCATTTTCATTGCATATGCTACAAAGCCAATGAAG CTGAAGATGTTGGGGTTCTTGGTATCGGTTTTCGCGGTGTTTGCTTCGATAGTTTTCGTGAGCCTCCAGTTCTTGGACTCATCGTCACGGCAACTTTTCATCGGATATTTAAGCGTCGCGTCTTTGATTTCTATGTTTGCTTCTCCCCTGCTCATAATC AATTTGGTGATCAAAATGAAAAGCGTCGAGTACATGCCGTTTTCACTCTCCCTGGCAACATTCTTGATGAGTTTAGCTTTCTTTGTATATGGATTGCTTAAGCACGATCCATTCATCTAT GCTCCCAATGGGATTGGAACAGTACTGGGAACAGTCCAATTGGCCTTGTATGCCTATTTCAAAAGAGCTTCACAAGAGGAATTGAGGCATCCATTGATTGTTCCTTGA